The Tautonia plasticadhaerens nucleotide sequence AGTTCCCCTGGGCGGTCGGGCCGAAAGATGATACGACTCTCCCCCGGCCGGGCCCTTCCCGGTCGTTGCACGCATGACGCGGAGCGATTCGAGGAGGATCGACCGATGGACCGGCGACAGGCGATCCGGGCGGCGGGCATCCTGATGGCCCAGGCCGCCGTCGGCAAGGTAGCGACGGGCCAGGACTTCGGCGCCCTGCTCGAGGACTTCGGCAAGGACATCCTCCGCCAGCAGCTCACCCCCGAGAACATCCAGCGGACCCTCAAGCCCCACCTCACCGGCGAGACGGTCCCCATCCAGACGGCCGACGGCTGGACGCTGGTCGCCCACCGCTTCCGCCCCGCCACCGGCGTGAGGCCCGGCACCATGCCGGTCATCCTCTGCCACGGCCTCAGCTACAACGCCCAGTTCTGGGACATCAGTCCCGAGGTCTCCCTCCCCAACTTCCTCGCCGAGCGCGGCTGGGACGTCTGGGTGGTCAACCTCCGGGGCTCGGGGCTCTCGTCCAAGTGGGTCGCCAAGCTCGACGCCGCCCCCACCATGGTCGTCGGCGGCCTGATCCGCCGGGCGACCAACAACAAGATCGCCCCCACCGGCTACGCCACGCTCGACCCCAAGTTCGCCCGCTGGAACCTCGACGACCACATCAACTACGACCTGCCCGCGCTGGTCCACCTCGTCCGGTCCCACACCCGGGCCCCCGAGGTCGCCTGGGTCGGCCACTCGATGGGGGGCATCATCCCCCTCTGCCACCTGGCCCGGTACCAGAACCCCGGCATCGGCCGGCTGGTCACGGTCGGCTCGCAGGTGACGATGCCCGACGGCCAGCTCGCCACCCAGTTCCTCATGGAGCTGATCGCGCTCCGCAACGGCCAGCTCGCCGGGCAGATCCTCCCCGAAGAATTGCTGATCGACTCCAAGACCAGCATCGACAACATGTTCTTCAACCAGGGGCACGTCTCCCCCCAGGTCTACCGGGCCCTGACCCACGACGGCATCGACGTGCCCTCGATCGGCCTCCTGCAGCAGTACCTCGTCCTGGCCGCCCGCAAGGAGCTGCTCGACGCCGGCAAGACGCTCAGCTACGCCTCGATGCTGCCCAACGTCCAGGTCCCGATCCTCGTCTCCTGCGGCGCCTCCGACCAGCTCGCCCCCCCCCAGGTCCAGCAGACGATCTACGAGCGGGTCGGCTCGACCGACAAGACCCTGCTCCCCTTCGGCCGGGCCCAGGGCTTCGCCGCCGACGCCGGGCACTCCGACGCCCTCGTCGGCCTCACCAGCCGCCAGCAGGTCTACCCCACGATCGAGAACTGGCTGCTCGGCGCCCGCTGATCGTCCCCGGCGGGGGCCGGGATGATATCCCCGGCCCTCGGGGGGCGCCTCCCCGCCTCGGGGTCGGCACGTTCCCGGACCCCCAGCCCTTCGAGGACGCAGCCAGTCCGAGACGCCGGCGGGCCGGCCGCCGGCGTCTCCCGACCGATCTCGCCCGGTTCAGGCCGATCGGGCCCGCACGCGGAGGCGAGACAGGCCGAGCGCGGCCATCAGGCCGAAGGCCGAGAGGGCCAGCGTGGCGGGCTCGGGGATGGCCGTCACGTTGTACCGCAGTTCGACCACGGCGTAGTTATTGACGTCCTCCTCGCCATAGTGGATGAAGTCGGCGGCGAAGGAGAGGACGTTGCCCGACGGGTCGTACGTCGCTTCCAGGATCTCGAAGCTGCCGCTCGCCAGGTTGTCCAGGCGGCCGGTGCTGCCGAACTCCAGCCCGGGGCGGTCGGGGTCCTGGAAGGGGAACCGCTGGAAGTCCTCATACGTCCCCGGGGTCAGGACGGCCTCGAACGGGGCCGCGAAGTTGAGGCTCCACCGATCGATCGACGTGCCCGGCAGCGGCGGGCCGAAGATCTCGAAGCCGACCCCGTTGTCGAAGTTCCGGGACGCGACGAAGGACCAGCCGTCGTCCGGCGAGACCGTGTAATCCTGGAGGCCGCGCGCGACCCAGCTCGTCGGCGAGCTGTCGACGACCGTCAGGCGGGTGACCGAGGCCGCGTCCGCCCCGGAAAGGGGCCCGATCCCCAACATTGCGATTGTGATCAGGCTCATGCGAGCAATCTTCATCCGACGCTCCTCTACTCAGGATGTCGTCCTACCGTCTCGTTCCGTACGCACGTTCCCGCTTGCCGACGACCCGAGCGATCGCCTCGCGGACGCGGGCCGAATCTACCGAGGCCGGTCCCCGACTGCAAATCGATTGATTCCTGAAATCATCAAGCCGTCAGGGATTGCATCCTACCTCCCCGAATATGTGACTAAAATTGCCATCCAACACGATGATTTAAGCGTGCGGCTCGCTCCCCGCTCGCGCCGATCGTGCCGGGTCGGCAGGATGAGGGAGGGGCCGGGCCCATCGCACCGAGCCGAGCATCGTCCGAGGAGAGCCCCCATGTCCGCCCCGACCGACCCCGCCCCGCCCGCCGGCCCCTGGACCGACGAGGGGAGACGCGACCCCGGCACCAACGCCATCACCCACGGCCTGACTGCCCGACGCCCGCTCTGCGAGGAGGAGGCCGAGCGGATGGCCCTGCTCGTCGAGCGGTGGACCGCGAAGCACCTGCCCGAGACGGAGCCCGAGGAGGCGCTGATCCAGTCGGCCGCGGTCGAGTACACCCGTTACCTCCGCTGCGTCGACGCCGAGGAGCGTCGGCTCTCCCCGGCCATCCGGGAGGCGCTCGACCAGTGGCAGGAGAAGCGTCGGCACGCCGTCCGCCGCAAGGCCCAGGAGCTTCGGTCCGATCCCGAGGGCACGGTCGCCGCGCTCGGCGAGAGTGCCTTCGGGATCGACTGGATGCTCCGGCACTGGCGGACCCTGCTCGGCCAGATTTCGACGAGACGAGGGTGGTCGGGGGACGACCTGGTGCTCGCCCTCCAGCTCCTCGGCCGGGCCCCGAAGCGGCCGTCGGCGGAGGACGCCGACGCGCGACGCCTCTGGGACGCCGTGGTCCTGGCCTTCCCCGCCACCGTCGACGCCACGCTCCCCCCCGGCCCCGCCGCCGACCCGCAGGCGGCCGGCCGGCTCCGGGCCCAGCTCGACGACCTCATCGGCCGCCTGGAGGCGCGACGGGCCGAGGCCTGGGAGGAGGTGGAAGGGCCCCAGGCGGTCGCCGTCGAGTCCGAGGCGATGGTCGACACCAGCCCCCAGGGCCTGCTCCGCCACCGGTACCGCCGGGATGCCCTCCGGGACATGCAAAAGAGCCTCACCCTCATCATGAGGCTGCGGGTCGAGCGCTCGAAGATGGACGGGCGTCAGGCCCTCCTCGAACGGCAGGGCGTGGCCCACCGGGCGTCGTCGGCCCCGACGAGCCCCCCCGAACCGACCCCGACCGTCCCCCCGCATGAGTCGGGCACGATCCCACCCCGGCCCGCCGCGCCGGAATGCCGAAACGAGCCGCCACCGGCCGCCTCGGGCACGGATTCTCCTCGCCCCAATCGGCAGGAGGCAAAGGAGTTCGGGAACACGACGCCCGGCCCCAACCCGGCGCCTCCCCGGCGCACCGGCGGCGCACCGGGCCCCGATCGATCGCCCACGAGGCGGACCGACGACCCCAGGATCGACCCCCGAGGCCCCTCCGGCGGGCCCCCGATCCGCCTCCGAAGCCCCGAACGCGACGCCTGACCGGCCCGACGACCCTCCCCGAGCCCCGATCCACGCCCCGGCCCCCGGCGGCGGCGCCCGGGGTCCGCCCCAGACCGCCCGGGAGCCGTATCCGACCCCGCCCCGATTCCGATAAGATCCGAGCCTGATCCGACCCGATCAGGACCGACCCGACCCGACCCGATCCGACACCCAGGAGCCCCGACCGTGCCCGACCGCACCGCCGAGATCGCCCGGAAGACCCGGGAGACGGACATCCGCCTCCGGCTCGACCTCGACGGCTCCGGCCGGTCGACGACCCGGACCGGCGTCGGCTTCCTCGACCACATGCTCGACGGCTTCGCCCGACACGGCTCCTGCGACCTCGACGTGCAGTGCGAGGGCGACCTCCACGTCGACGACCACCACTCCACCGAGGACGTGGGCATCTGCCTCGGCTCCGCGATCGACCGGGCCCTCGGCGACCGCTCCGGCATCCGCCGCTACGGGCACGCGATCCTGCCGATGGACGAGGCGCTCGTCCTCTGCGCCATCGACCTCGGCGGCCGGCCCTTCTTCGCCTGGGAGGCCCCGATCCCGAGCCCCAAGGTCGGCACCTTCGACACGGAGCTGGTCCCCGAG carries:
- a CDS encoding alpha/beta fold hydrolase; the encoded protein is MDRRQAIRAAGILMAQAAVGKVATGQDFGALLEDFGKDILRQQLTPENIQRTLKPHLTGETVPIQTADGWTLVAHRFRPATGVRPGTMPVILCHGLSYNAQFWDISPEVSLPNFLAERGWDVWVVNLRGSGLSSKWVAKLDAAPTMVVGGLIRRATNNKIAPTGYATLDPKFARWNLDDHINYDLPALVHLVRSHTRAPEVAWVGHSMGGIIPLCHLARYQNPGIGRLVTVGSQVTMPDGQLATQFLMELIALRNGQLAGQILPEELLIDSKTSIDNMFFNQGHVSPQVYRALTHDGIDVPSIGLLQQYLVLAARKELLDAGKTLSYASMLPNVQVPILVSCGASDQLAPPQVQQTIYERVGSTDKTLLPFGRAQGFAADAGHSDALVGLTSRQQVYPTIENWLLGAR
- the hisB gene encoding imidazoleglycerol-phosphate dehydratase HisB, giving the protein MPDRTAEIARKTRETDIRLRLDLDGSGRSTTRTGVGFLDHMLDGFARHGSCDLDVQCEGDLHVDDHHSTEDVGICLGSAIDRALGDRSGIRRYGHAILPMDEALVLCAIDLGGRPFFAWEAPIPSPKVGTFDTELVPEFWRSVATLGRMNLHVRVLSGSNAHHVIEAIFKGLARALRDAWEPDPRCGGVPSTKGSL